The proteins below come from a single Procambarus clarkii isolate CNS0578487 chromosome 26, FALCON_Pclarkii_2.0, whole genome shotgun sequence genomic window:
- the LOC138368929 gene encoding salivary glue protein Sgs-3-like, translated as MKVPPTTNLLYSSALKKPSSAHHQPLPHTQPQPSLVPDIPVSDSPATPGSNHLSQNAQLNPDLVETLVTRIENDLIETIVTRIENALEKTLDRLLTKFFAQVPQPTPEADPTDPPSTATDTDIRPNKATNAGHTLFDQMMEKLLITSLVRLTKTTPQADVPQTPTTSTKSRTQPPSTSRYPTRTTIGAPKNTDTSTTQTS; from the coding sequence ATGAAGGTTCCCCCTACCACCAACCTGCTATACAGCAGTGCATTAAAAAAACCTTCCTCAGCCCATCACCAACCTCTacctcacactcaaccacaaccttcGCTTGTACCGGATATCCCTGTCTCCGACAGTCCCGCAACCCCAGGGTCCAACCATCTCTCACAAAACGCGCAGCTGAATCCTGATTTAGTTGAAACTCTCGTCACTCGCATCGAAAATGATCTTATTGAAACGATCGTCACTCGCATCGAAAATGCACTGGAAAAGACCCTGGACCGACTCCTAACAAAATTTTTTGCCCAAGTACCACAACCCacccctgaggctgacccaacagaccccccatcaacagctacagacactgacatccgcccaaataaagctaccaatgctggacacacattgtttgaTCAGATGATGGAAAAACTCCTAATTACCTCCTTAGTGCgcctcaccaaaaccactccccaggctgacgtgccacaaaccccaaccaccagtaccaagagTAGGACACAGCCACcatccacatctaggtatccaacACGTACAACTATTGGCGCACCAAAGAATACAGACACATCCacaacccaaacatcctaa